The following are encoded in a window of Psychrobacter sp. P11F6 genomic DNA:
- a CDS encoding ABC transporter permease: MSKNTNNKTAKEKVHSATITGITSPYKTDLFTRIVSLSPTFLLLLLILPVLGGLVCVLLPAFSWVPALEQTTVSLQGFHDLWQTPGLTQMVALSIATGLISTLLAFVMTLMILAAFFNSLWLTRIERLLSPILVIPHAAAAIAVGFLIAPSGMFSRFISPWLSGWELAPDGIFPHDPYGISIIFGLTLKELPFLLLMALGALAQPELGKKLRQQYKVALNLGYYPITAFFKAVLPVLYPFLRLPILAVLAYASASVEMPLILGPNTPPTLAVTIMQWFNDVDLNLRIKASAGALLQLALTGGLIALWLGAERILKTCFNGTLINGKRNYADALWQKITAALTTVVIGFILLALIGLVMWSVAGFWRFPAVLPEQLVLLHFQSAFTQMGTPLFNTITIGIVSTLFAIVLTLLCLEAEQLSKKPLSTFTSFIIYLPLLVPSIAFLFGLVWLQQLVNNQTAFFNVAFTHLLFVLPYVFLSLASSYRRLDPRFAHVAASLGATPARVFLQVKLPQLFAPILIAIALGLAISFGQYLPTLLAGGGRIATITTEAVTLANGASRRTSAVYAIIQMALPLIGFILAWVLPKYFFKSGKNSSR; encoded by the coding sequence ATGAGTAAAAATACTAATAATAAAACGGCAAAGGAAAAAGTCCATTCTGCAACAATTACTGGCATAACCTCGCCTTATAAAACAGATCTATTTACGCGTATCGTCTCCTTGAGTCCGACATTTTTACTGCTGCTACTGATATTACCGGTACTCGGTGGTTTGGTTTGCGTGCTGTTGCCTGCCTTTAGCTGGGTGCCTGCACTTGAGCAAACGACTGTTAGTCTACAAGGCTTTCATGATCTTTGGCAGACGCCTGGTCTTACTCAAATGGTCGCTTTAAGTATCGCTACTGGATTAATCAGCACGCTACTCGCTTTTGTCATGACCTTAATGATTTTGGCGGCTTTTTTTAATAGCCTTTGGCTGACCCGTATTGAGCGTTTACTGAGTCCAATCTTGGTCATTCCTCATGCAGCAGCAGCCATTGCGGTTGGTTTTTTAATTGCGCCTTCTGGTATGTTTTCACGCTTCATCTCACCATGGCTAAGCGGCTGGGAATTGGCTCCAGACGGTATATTTCCACATGATCCCTACGGTATCAGTATTATCTTTGGTTTAACGTTGAAAGAGCTGCCATTTTTATTACTCATGGCACTAGGCGCTTTGGCGCAACCAGAGCTTGGTAAAAAGCTACGTCAGCAGTATAAAGTCGCGCTAAATCTCGGCTATTACCCCATTACTGCCTTTTTTAAAGCGGTACTTCCTGTCCTCTATCCTTTTTTACGTTTGCCTATCTTAGCCGTGCTTGCCTATGCCAGTGCCAGCGTAGAGATGCCATTAATACTCGGTCCAAACACGCCGCCAACGCTTGCGGTTACTATCATGCAATGGTTTAACGATGTTGATTTAAACTTGCGTATAAAAGCCTCGGCAGGCGCGTTGTTACAGCTCGCTTTGACGGGTGGTTTAATCGCCTTGTGGCTAGGCGCTGAGAGAATCCTTAAAACGTGTTTTAATGGTACGTTGATAAACGGCAAGCGCAACTATGCCGATGCACTGTGGCAAAAAATCACCGCAGCGTTGACCACTGTGGTGATTGGCTTTATTTTGCTGGCGCTCATTGGTCTGGTAATGTGGTCAGTGGCTGGTTTTTGGCGTTTCCCAGCTGTATTGCCAGAGCAGTTAGTGTTATTACATTTTCAAAGCGCCTTTACGCAAATGGGTACGCCGCTATTTAATACCATTACAATCGGTATCGTGAGTACCCTATTTGCTATTGTGCTGACATTGTTATGTTTAGAAGCGGAGCAATTAAGTAAAAAACCACTCTCGACATTTACCAGTTTCATTATCTATTTGCCGCTGTTAGTGCCGAGCATTGCTTTTTTATTTGGCTTAGTATGGCTACAGCAACTGGTGAATAACCAAACGGCATTTTTTAATGTGGCATTTACCCATCTGCTCTTTGTGCTGCCCTATGTGTTTTTATCGCTTGCTAGCAGTTATCGACGTCTAGACCCTCGTTTTGCTCATGTAGCGGCAAGCCTTGGTGCAACTCCTGCTAGAGTATTTTTGCAGGTGAAATTACCACAACTGTTTGCGCCGATTTTGATTGCCATTGCTCTTGGTCTGGCGATTAGCTTTGGTCAATATTTACCGACATTATTAGCAGGTGGCGGACGTATCGCCACCATCACCACAGAAGCCGTAACCCTCGCTAATGGTGCCAGTAGACGCACCAGTGCGGTGTATGCCATCATCCAAATGGCGCTACCGTTAATTGGGTTTATATTGGCGTGGGTATTGCCAAAGTACTTCTTTAAAAGTGGTAAAAATAGTAGCCGTTAA
- a CDS encoding CDP-alcohol phosphatidyltransferase family protein: MLDKFLTPMIKPILSPVVVVLHKRGITADQLTVAGFLIGILAVPLLAFELWYGALAAIALNRIFDGLDGALARYAKQSSSAGGYLDITLDFLFYAAIPLGFILANPEQNAIAGALLLATFIGTGSSFLAFAIAAEKFKLDKPQFKYKSFYYLNGLTEGTETIALFVALCLWPQHFVLLAGIFATACAITIFTRIHSGYHTLKQLETDTIVGSK, translated from the coding sequence ATGCTAGATAAATTTCTTACGCCCATGATTAAGCCGATACTAAGCCCTGTCGTCGTTGTCTTGCATAAACGCGGTATTACGGCTGATCAACTCACGGTGGCAGGCTTTTTAATCGGTATATTAGCGGTGCCGTTACTCGCGTTTGAGCTTTGGTATGGCGCACTGGCAGCCATTGCATTAAATCGTATTTTTGATGGTCTTGATGGCGCTTTAGCCCGTTATGCAAAGCAAAGCTCAAGCGCAGGCGGCTACTTAGATATTACGCTCGACTTTTTATTTTATGCCGCCATCCCGCTGGGTTTTATCTTGGCAAATCCTGAACAGAATGCCATTGCTGGCGCTTTATTACTCGCGACCTTTATTGGCACAGGCTCTAGCTTTTTAGCGTTTGCCATTGCTGCGGAAAAGTTTAAACTGGATAAACCACAGTTTAAATATAAAAGCTTTTATTATTTGAACGGTTTGACGGAAGGCACCGAAACCATTGCGCTGTTTGTCGCCCTTTGCCTTTGGCCGCAGCACTTTGTACTACTCGCAGGTATTTTTGCAACGGCCTGCGCGATTACGATTTTTACCCGTATCCATAGTGGCTATCATACCCTGAAGCAGTTAGAGACTGATACCATAGTCGGTTCAAAATAA
- a CDS encoding carboxymuconolactone decarboxylase family protein: MTEFTLHDKNTAPAESKDLLDVSIKAFGRVPGLHAVMAEAPGLLEGYQRLHQLFLDSSFDDEEVTVVWQTINVEHECHYCVPAHTGIAKSMKVDDAITDALRNETPLPTEKLEALRDFTLSVVRDRGNVNDDAVQAFLDAGFTKRQILEVVLAAAQKVMSNYTNHLANTPIDKPFQKFEWHKAV, from the coding sequence ATGACTGAATTTACCCTACACGATAAAAATACAGCCCCAGCAGAAAGTAAAGATTTGCTTGATGTATCTATCAAAGCATTTGGCAGAGTCCCAGGTCTACATGCCGTCATGGCTGAAGCACCTGGGCTATTAGAAGGCTATCAACGCCTGCATCAGTTGTTTTTAGACAGCAGTTTTGATGATGAGGAAGTCACGGTCGTATGGCAAACCATCAACGTCGAACATGAGTGCCATTACTGTGTACCCGCTCATACTGGTATCGCCAAAAGCATGAAAGTGGATGACGCAATCACTGATGCATTACGTAATGAGACACCTCTGCCAACTGAAAAACTAGAAGCATTACGCGACTTTACGCTATCGGTCGTTCGTGATCGTGGTAATGTAAATGATGACGCAGTGCAAGCGTTCTTAGATGCAGGCTTTACTAAACGTCAGATTTTGGAAGTGGTTCTTGCAGCGGCTCAAAAAGTGATGAGTAACTACACCAACCATTTGGCCAACACGCCAATCGACAAGCCTTTCCAAAAGTTTGAATGGCATAAAGCTGTCTAA
- a CDS encoding YjiH family protein produces MTNYLDKSQQPILGNDVVDSETPQGEQWRASMWKFLLFSALGIALFIIPFQWDGKVTILLGVLTDALQALLGGSVVYVAMAIVTTSFLGALAVKVLKPNLHEDSMVKKLFDVDWFWLTARLLGMVFVWMIYLQVGPEFIINRNTGGVIFEDLIPILIPLFFFAILSLPFLTDFGLMEFLGTLASKIFVKLFKLPGRSAVDAMSSWFGAASIGLLVTMQEYDKSYYSQREAAIIATTFSVTSIAFTYVVAKTIGVDDNFVYFYLTIALTGFIAAIIMPRIPPLSLKPDTYHSGKSMLDEGIPAQYTTYQWAVNRAVTRAHSMPSLGQVFKRSVKNLFDIYFGLIPVIFAIGTIGLGLAEYTPVFKWLSTPLVPLLDLLQIPEAAEAAPAMIMGFADMYLPALVGKSIESEMTRFIVGACSITQIIYMSEVGALILKSNIKLNVLELFMIFILRTLISLVVITSVAHLLY; encoded by the coding sequence ATGACGAATTATCTTGATAAGTCGCAGCAACCGATATTAGGAAACGATGTTGTCGATTCAGAAACGCCGCAAGGAGAGCAGTGGCGTGCGTCAATGTGGAAGTTTTTGCTGTTTTCAGCATTGGGCATTGCACTATTTATAATACCGTTTCAATGGGACGGAAAGGTTACAATTTTATTGGGTGTGTTAACGGACGCTTTGCAAGCTTTGTTGGGCGGTTCTGTCGTTTATGTGGCAATGGCAATCGTGACGACATCCTTTCTTGGGGCGCTGGCTGTGAAGGTGTTAAAGCCCAACCTACATGAAGACTCTATGGTCAAAAAACTCTTCGATGTTGATTGGTTTTGGCTCACCGCCCGATTGCTAGGGATGGTGTTTGTCTGGATGATTTATCTGCAAGTTGGCCCTGAGTTTATTATTAATCGTAATACAGGCGGCGTTATTTTCGAAGATTTGATTCCAATTTTGATTCCTTTGTTTTTCTTCGCCATTTTATCGTTACCGTTTTTGACGGATTTTGGTTTGATGGAGTTTTTGGGTACACTGGCGAGCAAAATATTTGTCAAGCTGTTTAAGTTGCCAGGACGCTCAGCGGTAGATGCCATGTCCTCTTGGTTTGGCGCAGCTTCTATCGGTCTACTGGTCACTATGCAGGAGTATGATAAAAGCTACTATAGCCAGCGTGAAGCGGCGATTATCGCGACGACTTTTTCGGTGACTTCGATCGCTTTTACTTATGTCGTCGCCAAAACCATCGGCGTGGACGATAACTTTGTTTATTTTTATCTGACCATTGCTTTAACAGGCTTTATCGCCGCGATTATTATGCCGCGTATACCGCCACTTTCCTTAAAGCCTGATACCTATCATTCTGGCAAAAGCATGCTCGATGAAGGGATTCCTGCTCAGTACACCACCTACCAATGGGCGGTCAATCGTGCTGTGACGCGCGCGCACTCAATGCCAAGTCTGGGTCAAGTGTTCAAACGTAGTGTAAAGAATTTATTCGATATCTATTTTGGGCTAATCCCCGTGATTTTCGCAATTGGTACGATTGGTCTGGGCTTAGCCGAATATACGCCTGTGTTTAAATGGTTGTCTACACCGTTAGTGCCATTGCTGGATTTATTACAGATTCCAGAGGCAGCAGAGGCGGCTCCAGCGATGATTATGGGCTTTGCGGATATGTATTTGCCAGCCTTGGTCGGTAAAAGTATTGAGAGTGAGATGACAAGATTTATCGTTGGTGCATGTTCTATTACTCAGATTATTTATATGTCTGAAGTGGGCGCGCTGATTTTGAAATCAAACATCAAGCTTAATGTGTTAGAGCTGTTTATGATTTTTATTCTTCGTACTCTGATCAGTTTGGTGGTGATTACCTCAGTAGCGCATCTACTGTATTAG
- a CDS encoding ATP-binding cassette domain-containing protein, which yields MQSSLQIKNLQLYRQGELLLSLDEQITGGEILTVMGPSGSGKSSLLNWLTGILPNGFTATGDIWLNDENVSHLPTHLCHIGVLYQDALLFSHLSVAGNIAFAMPQDNKNSAEKLNKKQRREKIEQALEQVGLAGMGNRHPDNLSGGQQARVALLRTLLSAPKAILLDEPFSKLDTQLRVDTRQLVFEQIRTHKLPAIMVTHDYSDAEAANGKVIHLEL from the coding sequence ATGCAATCCTCTTTACAGATAAAAAACTTGCAGTTATATCGACAAGGCGAGCTATTACTGAGCCTAGATGAGCAGATTACTGGTGGTGAAATATTGACTGTCATGGGCCCATCTGGCAGTGGTAAATCGAGCTTGTTGAACTGGCTAACAGGTATATTGCCAAACGGTTTTACCGCTACTGGTGACATCTGGTTAAATGATGAAAATGTAAGCCATCTGCCTACGCATCTGTGTCATATTGGGGTACTGTATCAAGATGCCCTACTGTTTTCGCATTTATCGGTCGCAGGTAATATTGCGTTTGCGATGCCTCAAGACAATAAAAATAGCGCTGAGAAGCTCAATAAAAAACAGCGCCGTGAAAAAATAGAGCAGGCACTTGAACAAGTTGGTTTAGCAGGCATGGGAAATCGCCATCCTGACAATTTATCAGGCGGACAACAAGCACGCGTGGCGCTACTGCGAACCTTGCTCAGCGCACCAAAAGCGATACTACTCGATGAGCCTTTTAGCAAGCTTGATACCCAACTTCGAGTAGATACGCGGCAACTGGTGTTTGAGCAAATCCGCACTCATAAACTTCCCGCCATCATGGTCACCCACGATTATAGCGATGCTGAAGCCGCAAACGGTAAAGTCATTCATTTAGAACTGTAG
- a CDS encoding DsbA family oxidoreductase, with protein MSDLKKPLRIDIVSDVVCPWCAIGYSQLAEALKQTNTPHEIHWHPFELNPNTPHEGRNYREHIMEKYGTTAEDIQENRARMTEVGAEAGFDFQFTDDFRTYNTFNAHQLLHWADQKGRIHDLKQALFVAHFVDNKSVADSAVLADVAADVGLDRSEALAVLKDQRFAAAVEKEKQHWQQQGIQSVPSMVFNERHLISGAQGIENYKSILQQLADMPD; from the coding sequence ATGAGTGATTTAAAAAAGCCATTACGAATAGATATCGTGTCGGACGTGGTCTGCCCTTGGTGCGCTATCGGCTATAGTCAACTAGCCGAGGCATTAAAACAAACCAACACTCCGCACGAGATTCACTGGCATCCATTTGAGTTAAATCCTAATACGCCGCACGAAGGACGAAACTATCGTGAGCATATTATGGAGAAGTACGGTACGACTGCTGAAGACATTCAAGAGAACCGAGCTAGAATGACAGAAGTAGGTGCTGAAGCTGGATTTGATTTTCAGTTTACCGATGACTTTCGTACTTACAATACTTTTAATGCGCATCAGTTGCTGCATTGGGCTGATCAGAAAGGACGTATACACGACCTAAAACAAGCATTGTTCGTCGCACATTTCGTCGATAATAAAAGTGTGGCTGACAGTGCTGTACTTGCAGATGTTGCGGCCGATGTTGGACTGGATCGTAGCGAAGCACTAGCGGTCTTAAAAGATCAGCGATTTGCTGCAGCGGTAGAAAAAGAAAAGCAGCATTGGCAACAGCAAGGCATTCAAAGTGTGCCATCTATGGTTTTCAATGAGCGTCATTTAATTAGCGGCGCACAAGGTATTGAAAATTATAAAAGCATTTTGCAGCAGTTAGCTGACATGCCAGACTAA
- a CDS encoding sterol desaturase family protein encodes MTNEVWWRLGFFLSILVIMMLIEWLMPARQAPIKSSKRWFANFGLVFISSVIARLAVPVGLTAVALYNQQHGIGLFNIIDLPSIVVVILSLILLDIIIYWQHRLFHRVPMLWRLHKVHHADAHVDASTGLRFHPIEIVLSILVKLIAVSLLGIPAIAVLIFEIALNGLAIFNHANIRLPPALEKPLRLILMTQILHRIHHSQRVSETNSNYGFSVIWWDWIFGSYKGKVKQSDNELDIGLKEYPAAKQNASLWGLLTMPFSNDLVKKNK; translated from the coding sequence ATGACTAACGAAGTATGGTGGCGGCTTGGGTTCTTTTTAAGCATTTTAGTGATTATGATGCTGATAGAATGGCTCATGCCTGCACGTCAAGCACCGATCAAAAGCAGCAAACGCTGGTTCGCTAACTTTGGCTTGGTTTTTATCTCGTCAGTTATTGCTCGTCTAGCGGTGCCTGTCGGTCTAACGGCTGTGGCGCTGTATAATCAGCAGCATGGGATTGGTCTATTTAATATTATCGATTTGCCAAGTATTGTCGTCGTCATACTAAGCTTGATATTGCTCGACATCATCATTTACTGGCAGCATCGATTATTTCACCGCGTACCTATGCTATGGCGTTTGCATAAAGTCCATCACGCTGATGCACATGTCGATGCCAGTACAGGGCTTAGATTTCATCCCATTGAAATCGTTTTAAGCATTCTAGTGAAGCTCATTGCCGTCAGCTTATTGGGTATTCCTGCCATCGCCGTATTGATATTTGAGATTGCGTTAAATGGCCTAGCAATATTTAACCATGCCAATATTCGCCTGCCACCTGCGCTTGAAAAACCGCTGCGCTTAATATTGATGACGCAGATTTTGCACCGTATTCATCACAGCCAACGCGTTAGTGAGACCAACTCAAACTATGGCTTTAGTGTCATCTGGTGGGATTGGATTTTTGGTAGTTATAAGGGTAAAGTAAAGCAGTCTGATAATGAGCTAGATATTGGGCTAAAAGAATACCCAGCAGCCAAACAAAATGCCTCGCTATGGGGATTGTTAACCATGCCATTTAGCAATGACTTGGTTAAGAAAAATAAATAA
- a CDS encoding aldehyde dehydrogenase family protein, giving the protein MEMTNANILTRESAIQTIQDEVILNAAYIDGEWMTIEAPATDTADADSYDSNHDSSYDLYDSNSGTIIATTRLCTKVQVEMAVNAASAAYPSWSQTIVSTRASYLNAIAEKMEQQFDKLVGLSVLNNGKPIEEAKIDVSDAIACYRYYANLITEQATWSEVSTSESGIRLLKTYAPVGICALIVPWNFPMVTTAWKLAPALAAGCTVLLKPSEVTLLPELMLGNILSAIKLPKGVVNILPGAAEVGAAMTCHPLIDKISFTGSNAVGEKVMSQAAKGIKDISLELGGKSAIVVCADADIDHACDLIIGGIFTNAGQICSATSRLLVHESIAQSLFDTLKVKTESLQIGDGFDTDTQMGPLVSEQQLNQVKKYFDIATAENLTCLTGGEVLNRQGYFAMPTIYTNVPVTSQLWTEEVFGPVLVSQTFTDHAEAIVLANDSQFALAASIVSADETAAVEMALQIQAGHIWINEQQIVLPESGWGGFKQSGIGRELGVDGLSAYQKSKHVLLSH; this is encoded by the coding sequence ATGGAAATGACGAATGCTAACATTTTAACGAGAGAAAGCGCCATCCAAACAATTCAAGATGAAGTGATATTAAATGCAGCCTATATAGATGGCGAATGGATGACTATTGAAGCGCCTGCTACCGATACTGCTGACGCTGATAGCTATGATTCAAATCATGATTCAAGTTATGACTTATATGATTCAAATTCGGGAACAATCATCGCTACCACTCGATTGTGTACCAAGGTACAGGTAGAAATGGCAGTCAATGCGGCTTCTGCGGCGTATCCATCTTGGTCGCAAACCATCGTAAGCACGCGTGCATCGTATCTCAATGCCATTGCCGAGAAGATGGAGCAGCAGTTTGACAAATTGGTTGGATTGTCTGTGTTAAATAATGGTAAGCCCATTGAAGAGGCAAAAATAGACGTGAGCGATGCTATTGCTTGTTATCGCTATTATGCCAATCTCATCACAGAACAAGCGACTTGGTCGGAGGTATCCACCAGCGAGTCAGGCATACGTTTGCTAAAAACGTATGCACCTGTTGGTATTTGCGCCCTCATTGTCCCATGGAATTTCCCAATGGTGACCACTGCTTGGAAGTTAGCTCCTGCATTGGCTGCAGGCTGTACGGTGCTATTAAAGCCCTCCGAGGTGACATTATTGCCAGAGTTGATGCTGGGCAATATATTGTCTGCTATTAAACTACCGAAAGGAGTCGTTAATATTTTACCGGGTGCAGCTGAAGTGGGCGCTGCCATGACCTGCCATCCATTAATCGACAAAATTTCTTTTACTGGTAGCAACGCCGTTGGTGAAAAGGTAATGAGCCAAGCGGCAAAAGGTATCAAAGATATCAGTCTAGAGCTGGGCGGTAAGTCAGCCATCGTCGTATGTGCAGATGCTGATATCGACCACGCTTGTGATTTGATTATCGGTGGTATATTTACCAATGCCGGTCAGATCTGTTCAGCCACTTCACGACTGCTTGTTCATGAAAGCATTGCTCAGTCGTTGTTCGACACATTAAAAGTTAAGACAGAAAGTTTGCAAATTGGTGATGGCTTTGACACTGACACGCAAATGGGTCCACTGGTTAGTGAGCAGCAGCTGAATCAAGTAAAAAAATATTTCGACATTGCTACTGCCGAAAACCTGACTTGTCTCACAGGTGGTGAGGTCTTAAATCGGCAAGGGTATTTTGCGATGCCGACGATTTATACCAATGTTCCAGTGACCAGTCAGTTATGGACAGAAGAGGTTTTTGGGCCAGTCTTAGTGAGTCAAACGTTTACCGACCATGCCGAGGCGATTGTTTTAGCCAATGATAGCCAATTTGCTTTGGCCGCGAGCATTGTCAGCGCTGATGAAACGGCGGCCGTAGAGATGGCGCTACAGATTCAAGCGGGTCATATCTGGATCAATGAACAGCAAATTGTACTGCCAGAGTCAGGATGGGGCGGGTTTAAGCAAAGCGGTATCGGTCGTGAGCTGGGTGTAGATGGCTTGTCTGCGTATCAAAAAAGCAAGCATGTACTATTGAGTCATTAA
- a CDS encoding TetR/AcrR family transcriptional regulator, protein MSRTALYNRQDALERALQLFWQKGFHATSLKDIEEALDMRPGSIYAAFGSKDGLFQEALDYYARLGLSELERVMSAYQSPLLGLAAFVRQLGGIRDKGLPSQACMLVKSLLELGAREQTALQKVEMLLAGMELRFINYFTEAQRLGELDTELDATRLGRRLQAEIMGLRAFAQRDVESAAVQALAEDMALSIEALRIDKPVGV, encoded by the coding sequence ATGTCACGTACCGCACTTTATAACCGTCAGGATGCCTTAGAACGCGCGTTACAGCTTTTTTGGCAAAAAGGCTTTCATGCTACTTCGTTAAAAGACATAGAAGAGGCGCTCGATATGCGTCCAGGAAGCATTTACGCTGCGTTCGGCAGTAAAGATGGATTATTTCAAGAAGCGTTAGACTACTATGCTCGTCTAGGTTTGAGTGAGCTTGAGCGGGTAATGAGCGCTTATCAATCGCCGCTGTTGGGGTTAGCCGCTTTCGTGCGTCAGCTGGGCGGTATTCGTGATAAAGGGCTGCCGAGTCAGGCTTGCATGCTGGTCAAAAGCTTACTGGAGCTTGGTGCTCGTGAGCAGACAGCGCTACAAAAAGTTGAAATGCTGCTGGCAGGTATGGAGCTGCGTTTTATAAATTACTTTACCGAAGCACAGCGGCTGGGTGAGCTTGATACTGAGCTCGACGCGACTAGGCTTGGACGACGACTACAGGCGGAAATTATGGGGCTGCGTGCTTTTGCGCAGCGTGATGTCGAGAGTGCAGCGGTGCAAGCGTTGGCTGAAGATATGGCGCTCTCTATAGAAGCGCTGCGTATTGATAAGCCTGTTGGCGTGTAG
- a CDS encoding ABC transporter substrate-binding protein, whose protein sequence is MYVIKSLPALTALKNLSRYSAYAMVLSICVGISASTASPTTGNLNQNLSSWQQIEAQGSNQDVYFYAWGGDPQINAYLQWAAEQVDDKYNINLVHVKLSDTSEAVSRVLAEKSANNNDRGSVDLIWINGANFATMSENSLLLKQWANKLPNFALTDPKNNPTVNFDFGVPTNGMEAPWGQASLTFYYDSLSTNKPPATLNQLINWTAQNPGRFSYPKPPDFLGMSFLKYTLVMLHEQHDAKTGKNIKAQLNLPATEQNTDIILAPLWTFLDDLHPTLWRKGEQFVQTGAHMRRLVDDTELSLAFTFSAPEVPAAVQRYDLPESIRSYAMSDGSLSNTHFVTIPYNASHPQAAQLVANFLMSPEAQAKKQTPDIWGDKTVLVPSTLNPEQQALFKENKPHPSALPFDSIKRTVSEPHPSWVDAIMQGWQARYGVSP, encoded by the coding sequence ATGTACGTTATCAAATCTCTGCCCGCTTTGACCGCGTTAAAAAACCTAAGCCGCTATAGTGCCTATGCTATGGTGCTTAGCATTTGTGTTGGTATATCAGCAAGCACTGCCTCACCCACTACTGGTAACCTTAATCAAAATTTATCATCTTGGCAGCAAATAGAGGCGCAAGGTAGCAATCAAGACGTCTACTTTTATGCATGGGGCGGTGACCCGCAGATCAACGCCTATCTACAGTGGGCAGCCGAACAAGTCGATGATAAATATAATATTAATTTAGTTCATGTGAAATTGAGCGACACCAGTGAAGCCGTTAGCCGTGTACTTGCAGAAAAATCCGCCAACAACAATGATAGAGGCAGCGTGGATCTCATCTGGATAAATGGTGCCAACTTTGCCACCATGAGTGAGAATTCGTTACTACTGAAACAATGGGCGAACAAACTCCCTAACTTTGCCTTGACCGATCCAAAGAACAATCCTACGGTTAACTTTGATTTTGGTGTGCCGACCAATGGCATGGAAGCGCCATGGGGACAAGCTTCGTTGACTTTTTATTACGACAGTTTATCAACGAATAAGCCACCAGCCACTTTAAATCAGCTGATTAATTGGACCGCGCAAAATCCTGGGCGCTTTAGCTATCCAAAGCCGCCTGACTTTTTAGGCATGAGCTTTTTAAAATATACCTTAGTCATGCTACACGAGCAACATGATGCTAAGACAGGCAAAAATATCAAGGCACAGCTCAACCTGCCAGCCACTGAGCAAAATACAGATATTATATTAGCTCCTTTATGGACGTTTTTAGATGATTTGCATCCCACTCTATGGCGCAAGGGTGAGCAATTTGTGCAAACGGGCGCGCACATGCGGCGTTTGGTCGATGATACCGAGCTGAGTTTGGCCTTTACTTTTTCTGCACCTGAAGTACCCGCGGCCGTGCAGCGTTATGACTTACCCGAGAGCATTCGTAGCTATGCAATGAGTGATGGCAGTTTAAGTAACACCCATTTTGTGACCATTCCTTATAATGCCAGCCATCCGCAAGCTGCGCAGCTAGTAGCAAACTTTTTAATGAGCCCAGAAGCACAGGCCAAAAAGCAAACCCCTGATATATGGGGTGATAAAACCGTACTCGTTCCCTCTACGCTCAATCCTGAACAACAAGCGCTATTTAAAGAAAATAAACCACACCCTAGCGCCCTGCCCTTTGATAGCATCAAACGTACCGTGAGTGAACCACATCCAAGCTGGGTTGATGCCATTATGCAAGGCTGGCAAGCGCGTTATGGGGTTAGCCCATGA